From one Montipora capricornis isolate CH-2021 chromosome 10, ASM3666992v2, whole genome shotgun sequence genomic stretch:
- the LOC138018969 gene encoding GDH/6PGL endoplasmic bifunctional protein-like, whose amino-acid sequence MFFVGAYSTSFILLFILHGKSLASLNQAKADLPRNVTNIVLVGATGDLAKRYLWQGFFTLFRQQTTVENTFRFYAAARESLERGQKKIDTILDGSLKCPDDEHFCIEEKSKFARVTQYLTLKEEKDYHLLCQRIANSLKPGEREKGRIFYLSVPPLAYAQIAERINSFCRSKVDKSWTRLVLEKPFGSDLTSAQELAQQLSYYFEESEIYRIDHYLGKNGVTQILDFRFKNRDLFEHLWNKDHIDRVEIVLKERNDCQGRTAFYDHYGVVRDVMQNHMTELLVLVSMEMPDNLDNQTSIQENKVRLLRETKPLNRWSSVTGQYKEYSTHYNDEKAQDKVADSQTSNTATFAAVSVFINNARWQGVPFILVSGKQLDERTAYVRIVFKENVHKVNSASVKSDTCSIRQIVFNIQGEKLKKPGVLLSGFLSKPKLFLPLHTLMLNDTGEVFGCSVQSFHALIQNSSSDAYTSLISAVYHEQKSMFVGTEDLLASWKIWSHLLDSFNGVVPRLYDQKNLDVLDFVSAGERLEFSFDHDGGSCNAKGVCSSQGKSVNENYYCKQEIFRAHRMVTGISLQVVRTLAANIVDHALKAVSQKGTFHLALSGGTSPLLLYETLAFEAKLFPWLHTHLWMVDERCVPFTSEESNLNLIHKKLLQHVPISPLNIHPMYIMLKDGLCNPLDQGAEHYEAELKRLINNEQLDFVVLGAGSDGHTASLFPRQSSVNKEDKWIILTEGSGSHKVKRRMTMTLKLLNKAKAVGVLVLGEHKQGIVTKLSDGEVDVWNYPVTGIKPDTGDLLWYIDDEALGRH is encoded by the coding sequence atgttctttgtgGGGGCTTATTCCACCAGCttcattttgcttttcattttacATGGGAAAAGTTTAGCAAGTTTGAATCAAGCGAAAGCGGACCTTCCACGAAATGTGACAAATATAGTTTTGGTGGGAGCAACAGGTGATTTAGCTAAAAGGTATTTATGGCAGGGCTTTTTCACACTTTTTAGACAGCAGACAACGGTTGAAAATACGTTTAGATTTTATGCTGCTGCTCGAGAAAGCCTTGAGAGAGGTCAGAAAAAGATTGATACgattttagatggctctttgaAGTGTCCTGATGACGAACATTTTTGTATTGAAGAAAAGAGCAAGTTTGCTCGAGTCACACAATATCTCactttgaaagaagaaaaagactaTCACTTGCTTTGCCAGAGAATAGCAAATAGTTTAAAGCCGGGAGAGAGGGAGAAAGGACGTATATTTTATCTATCTGTTCCACCATTGGCTTACGCACAAATTGCGGAAAGGATAAATTCGTTTTGCCGCAGTAAAGTTGATAAAAGTTGGACTCGCCTTGTGCTTGAAAAACCATTTGGTTCGGATCTTACATCTGCTCAGGAGTTAGCTCAACAGCTGTCTTACTATTTTGAAGAAAGTGAAATCTATCGAATTGATCACTACTTGGGCAAAAATGGTGTAACTCAGATTCTGGACTTTCGATTCAAAAACAGGGACCTGTTTGAGCATTTGTGGAACAAAGATCACATAGACAGGGTGGAAATTGTTTTGAAGGAGAGGAATGATTGTCAAGGAAGAACTGCTTTTTACGATCATTATGGAGTTGTGCGTGACGTCATGCAAAATCACATGACTGAACTCCTTGTATTGGTTTCCATGGAAATGCCAGACAACTTGGACAACCAAACCAGTATTCAGGAAAACAAAGTAAGACTTCTAAGAGAAACAAAACCACTGAATAGGTGGAGCAGTGTCACTGGCCAGTATAAAGAATACAGTACCCACTACAACGACGAAAAGGCACAAGACAAGGTAGCTGACTCCCAAACAAGTAACACAGCAACCTTTGCTGCTGTATCTGTCTTTATTAACAATGCCCGCTGGCAGGGCGTCCCTTTCATCTTGGTGTCTGGAAAACAGCTTGATGAGCGAACAGCTTATGTGAGAATAGTATTTAAGGAAAATGTTCATAAAGTGAATTCTGCCTCAGTTAAAAGCGATACCTGTAGTATCAGACAGATAGTGTTCAATATACAAGGAGAGAAGCTAAAAAAACCAGGAGTACTTTTATCTGGATTCCTATCCAAACCCAAATTATTTCTACCATTGCATACCTTGATGTTGAATGACACAGGAGAAGTTTTTGGCTGCTCAGTCCAAAGCTTTCATGCCCTTATTCAGAATAGCTCCAGTGATGCTTACACGTCACTCATATCAGCTGTCTATCATGAGCAAAAAAGTATGTTTGTTGGTACTGAAGATCTGTTAGCTTCATGGAAAATCTGGTCTCATCTCCTGGACAGTTTTAATGGTGTGGTTCCCCGTCTATATGACCAGAAAAACTTGGATGTGTTAGACTTTGTTTCAGCTGGAGAACGTCTTGAATTTTCCTTCGATCATGATGGTGGAAGTTGTAATGCAAAGGGTGTTTGCTCGTCACAAGGCAAGTCAGTGAACGAGAATTATTATTGCAAGCAAGAAATATTTAGAGCTCATCGCATGGTAACAGGAATAAGTTTGCAGGTAGTAAGAACTCTTGCAGCCAACATTGTAGATCATGCGCTGAAAGCTGTTTCTCAAAAAGGAACTTTTCACTTGGCACTATCAGGAGGGACTTCTCCTTTGTTGCTCTATGAAACCCTGGCTTTTGAGGCCAAATTGTTTCCGTGGCTACACACACACCTTTGGATGGTAGATGAGAGATGCGTTCCATTTACTAGTGAAGAATCTAATCTAAATTTGATACACAAGAAACTCTTGCAACATGTTCCCATTTCACCTTTAAACATTCACCCAATGTACATTATGTTAAAAGATGGATTGTGTAATCCACTTGATCAAGGTGCTGAACACTATGAGGCCGAACTGAAAAGATTGATTAATAACGAGCAGTTAGACTTTGTGGTTCTTGGTGCTGGTTCTGATGGACACACAGCTTCATTGTTTCCTCGTCAATCGTCTGTTAATAAGGAAGACAAATGGATAATTTTAACAGAAGGAAGTGGTTCCCACAAGGTCAAAAGAAGGATGACAATGACTCTGAAGTTACTAAACAAGGCAAAAGCTGTTGGTGTTCTTGTTCTGGGAGAGCACAAGCAGGGCATTGTGACAAAACTCTCAGATGGTGAAGTTGATGTCTGGAACTACCCTGTTACTGGTATTAAGCCTGATACTGGAGATCTGCTTTGGTATATTGATGATGAAGCCCTTGGCAGACACTAG